In Pseudoalteromonas carrageenovora IAM 12662, the following proteins share a genomic window:
- a CDS encoding flagellar assembly protein FlgT, producing MKSFLSLAFAGLSATALLTFSAFTKAQWYESTGHAQIQNGDVAAAKSAAIKDAITQALVFSGARVSSVQTLVDGVLMQDQLKISSHGEIQKIELVSEDRHSSKFAITLRLDIFAQAQQCPQNSFNKFIAVTQSRLVHREHAMMGQIFDVNKAISKNIFTALQKSKMSAIPIAYYNNAISVDKYFSQQHDYSNAQLEEIASRSNAQYVLLSQITDLSTSDKLNNDYAFWQDEAYQRGYNIEFVLFDGTTYEQLWQNSYHTKAIWPFEKTTIIDVNSDRFWQSPYGQSITELNQSVSYDIQAAMACLPTQGKIMHMENSKIVINLGKAHGLKKGQMLSIAHHNYLTDAQGNTMPHTITTLNTIRVEQLYQQSAIAISIDDKPLPGVQINDVVEIISQDL from the coding sequence ATGAAGTCGTTTTTATCATTGGCATTTGCAGGCTTAAGTGCAACTGCTTTATTAACGTTTTCGGCTTTTACTAAAGCACAGTGGTATGAATCTACAGGCCATGCACAAATTCAAAATGGCGATGTAGCAGCGGCTAAATCAGCGGCTATTAAAGATGCCATAACTCAAGCTCTTGTATTCTCAGGAGCACGTGTAAGCTCTGTGCAAACCTTGGTAGATGGCGTTTTAATGCAAGATCAGCTCAAAATTAGCAGCCATGGAGAAATTCAAAAAATAGAGCTAGTAAGCGAAGACCGCCACAGCAGTAAATTTGCAATTACCCTACGTTTAGATATTTTTGCTCAAGCACAGCAATGTCCACAAAATAGCTTTAATAAATTTATAGCGGTCACTCAAAGCCGCCTTGTGCATCGCGAGCATGCCATGATGGGTCAAATATTTGACGTAAATAAAGCAATTAGCAAAAATATATTTACCGCACTGCAAAAATCAAAAATGAGTGCTATTCCTATCGCTTATTATAATAACGCGATTAGTGTAGATAAATATTTTTCGCAGCAGCACGACTACTCAAATGCGCAACTAGAAGAAATAGCATCACGAAGTAACGCTCAATATGTATTGCTTAGCCAAATAACGGATTTATCAACCAGTGATAAACTAAATAACGATTACGCATTTTGGCAAGATGAAGCTTATCAACGAGGTTACAACATTGAGTTTGTATTATTTGATGGCACAACATACGAACAACTTTGGCAAAATAGCTATCACACTAAAGCAATTTGGCCATTTGAAAAAACGACAATTATTGACGTGAACTCTGATAGGTTTTGGCAATCACCTTACGGGCAAAGCATAACCGAACTAAATCAGTCGGTAAGTTACGATATTCAAGCAGCTATGGCGTGTTTGCCAACTCAAGGTAAAATAATGCACATGGAAAATAGCAAAATAGTGATTAACCTAGGTAAAGCGCACGGGCTTAAAAAAGGCCAGATGCTAAGCATTGCACATCATAACTACTTAACCGATGCCCAAGGTAATACCATGCCCCACACTATTACAACACTTAACACCATTCGTGTAGAGCAGCTTTATCAGCAAAGCGCAATTGCAATTAGCATCGACGACAAGCCGTTACCAGGTGTGCAAATTAATGATGTGGTAGAAATAATCAGCCAAGATCTTTAA